CATGAGTTTGGCTCATGATATCTGTCATAAAGTGGTTCGATACGCTCTTGCCTCTTCCTTTTGCTCAACTTTGTAGGATCTGCACCCTTATAAAATCTTGGTGCCAATTCTACTAACCATTTGGGATCGATGACAGTGGCCTCCCTCATGTATTCTTTTGTTGTCATAACCAACTCATGATACATGACCCAATCTGGTTGCCTCTGAAATAAAGCACTGCTTGGATGGATGTACACCGGCTGGTTCTCAACTAGGGTTCTGTATCCCTCCTGGGGGTCCTTCCTAGCAGCATGGAAGAAGAATCCTGCAGTAATTGCCTTCCGTATCTTTGTAAAGTTTTTACCAGCACTGACAACATCCAGTTTATACCTGAATGAGCGCAATGAATGGCAAAGGTTAGGAAATATGCCATGAGATCATTTGGATCACTTATAATGGAAGGAGAAAGTGATAGAAACAATGAGTATTATTATCCATAATCCACCTAAAATCATATGATGTGCCCAACCAACATGTCTCGCAAAATATGTCGGTATGACAATTTTAAAGACAACTCTTTTAATTGcttttgtttctctaacaaattatCAGATCCTCATAGcttttgtttctctaacaaagtATCAGATCCTCAGCAATTGTTCTCACACAACAGGAATAATTTGCCCAAATATGAAAATTTGAAAGATCAAAGATGTATGTGGGATGCAAATGTTCTTTTTCCCTTATGGAAGATATCAAAAGGACTTTAAAGAGAAATTTGAGTAGAATTTCTCCTTCTCTATGAAATATGTATAATCAAGACTTTCCTACTATTTGTACTACTGTAATTACCAGAGTGCCGCTACTAGCATATTGGAGATGGGTAAAGATACACATCTCTTCCCATTACCAATAGATTTTAACTAAACATATCATTTTTCCCGTACCAACGATCTGCTATTATTCTTCAGAATCAAAATGCACGCATgcatgagagagagagtgtgtatgtgtgagagagagagagagagagagagagagagagagagagatgtggacCCTTTGTTAAAGTCCCTTGCATGAACCCTAGAAGCTCTTAAAAGATAAATTTCAAAAGATTATGAATATTTAGGACTTTTTCTAATCTACCTATACTTTTTATACTATATTCCACTATATTTAGTGTAAACCATAAGAACTTAGAGTCTGCACGATCAGATATTTTGAAGAAAAACAGAAccaggcttctttttttttttttttttttttttaaagtcaaCCATTAACCCACTCAAACTACAGTTAGCAAAAACCATGAGAACTTAGAATCCACGTTGCAAAGATTTTAAAGAGATTTTCAAGTCGGCCATGAACCCACTCAAGTGGAGATGAAAATTACCAAGATACACAACAACAAATCAACTCTCACTGAAGCATTATGATTATTCAGATATTATGTTAGCAAGAAACCTCTTTAAACTTTCAGCCACCACTTCACTAGCACGTTTGGAGAATGCTATTTAGGTTCACAATCATTAGAACAGCAATGAATTGATTCTTGGACACAAAAGCTATTGGGGTGGCATCAATTCCTTTGCAGGGATTTTGTCATGAAATCCCTAAGGTTTACCATCACATCTTTTTTTAAAATGTAGCACATTTTCTGGTAAACAGCACAACAAATTTTCATAGTAAGACGTTTCTCCCCCTCCGAGGCCCCTCTGAGCACCAGCTCTCCTACTTTCTACTGAATGGACTCaatttaatctctcccatctctaCTGGCCTCCTAAACCTCTTTACATGCTAGTTGGCAAGATTCAGTACCCCAATTATGCAAATCACGAACTTCCTAAATACAGCCAGATatcttctccatccatcacaactTGATGAAAGTGGCTCTATTGTCATTAATCATCTAGAAATCTAAATAAAGTTTAAATACAGTTCCATCAAGGTCGTGGTTAGGTACCTGAATTAGTGGACTAGTGCAAAGCACATAAGCAAAGCGTTCAACAAAGCATGTGCCAAGGGAGCAACTACATGAGTAGGTTCAAAAAAGACTCGAGAAAGATGAAGCCTCTGTAGAAGATTCTGGCTGCTAAGGGTTTGACAGTGATAGGTTATCAAATTCTTTTAAGAGTTACAAGTGATAATGGCATGACCACAGTCTAAATAAGTCTCAAGTTCCCATACTGGATATGTTTTAGGATAATATGTGAAATTAACAGAGACAAAAATGTAAAACCAATGACCACTAATTATTATAGCTTTTCAAGAACTAGGGACATTCGTTAGTGGTAATCGATGCATAAGGCGACTTGGAATCAAGTGAAGACCATGGAAACATAACTGAAACATATAAGAAACAAGGAAGCACTTAAATGCactctattattttttaatgatacTCTAAAACACACACTAAAAATGCAACAAAAATAATCGATACCATGCACAATACAAAACACAAAAGTAGAGGCAGAAAATATACATATAATAACTTAACATACAGCACGAGTGAATATGAAACATAAAACAGTTGCAGCATATGCAATATACCACTTAGATAATACAATAACACAAAGATGCATGTGCACATGAAAATATGCAGATAATCTATATAGTGCATGCAACAAGGAATGACAACCGACATCACTACTATCTGGACCATTAACAATTGACCAGTACAAGTCAAAAAGCAAAATAATAGATAAATCAAAAGGTCAAAGTGCAGAAACTATACCTGTCCATAATAGTAAGAAGCTGCTTTCTGACATCTTGTGCCCTCCGAAGGGAAGGCGACTGCACGAAGTTCTCAAAGCACCATGGCCCAGAAAAATTTTTAGCCTTCCAAGCCTCATATACAGCAAGTAATGTTAAGTGGTCACCTTCTGGCTGAAAGAACTTGGCTCTTTTCTGATCCGCTTGAGCTTGCTTCTCCCTTGGTCTGTAGAAGATATTCCCAGTCTGAATCATTGCTATGATTGTCAAAATCTCATCGCTGCACCCTAGGTCAACACTGGCCAGAAGCATCTTTGATAATGGTGGATCCAGTGGAAATTCAGCCATTTTTCTACCCAATTTGGTTAGAAGCCCCTCCTCATCCAATGCTCCAAGACTGTATAGTTGTTCCATGGCAGATATGAGTGCTTGAGGCGATGGTGGGTCCATAAAATCAAATGACAAGAGGTCATTAATCCCCATGGCCTTCATAGTTAAAGTTGCTGACCCGAGGTTGATTCTTTGGATTTCAGGAATTGTGGTGGGTGACATTTCATTACGGTAGGCACTCTCTGTGTAAAGACGGTAACACTTCCCTGGGCCAGTACGCCCAGCACGCCCAGCTCGCTGCTTGGCTGATGCTTGTGAAATGGGAGTGATGACCAGCGAATCAATTCCTTGTTTCGGATTATACACATTTTGCTTTGCAAAACCAGGATCAACAACATAATATATCCCGTCAATTGTCAAAGAAGCCTCGGCAATATTAGTAGCCACAACCACTTTCCTCTTTCCAGGAGGTGCAGGGTCAAAAATCCTGGATTGCATTTCACTAGGAAGTGCACTGTATACTGGCAAGATAATCAACTCTGGAACATTCTTTCCTAAACCTTTCATTCTCTCATAAAGACACTGACAAGCATGATCAATTTCCTCTTGGCCGGTCAAAAAGAGAAGAATATCACCCTCAGGTTCTGTCAAGTGGATCTGCAAAACAGTAATTAGTGCTGCATCTAAATAATCAGTCTCTGGTTGCTTCGTGTAGAGTATCTCCACTGGAAATGTTCTCCCTGGAATGGTGAAGATATTGCAGTTAAAAAAATAACCAGAGAACTTTTCTGCATCAAGTGTAGCAGAAGTGACTATCAACCGAAGGTCAGGCCTGCGTTTCACTAGCTGTTTTAGTAACCCAAAAAGAACATCTGTGTGCATTGTTCTCTCATGAGCTTCATCGAGCATGATAACAGAGTACTGTGAAAGGTTTTCATCAATAAAGATCTCCATAAGAAGCATACCATCTGTCATATACTTGATCACTGTCTCTGGACTAGTGCAGTCCTCAAACCTAATAGCATAACCAACTTCTTCTCCCAAACGACAACCGAATTCTTCTGCCACCCTCTTCGCAACCGACATTGCTGCCACCCTACGAGGCTGTGTGCACCCAATTTTTCCTCTCGTTGTGTAACCTGCCTCTGCCAGATATTGAGTCACTTGTGTTGTCTTCCCTGAACCGGTCTCACCGATGATGACCAGCACTTGGTTATCATGCACAGCTTGAATCAGCTCTTTCTTTAGTTTATAGATTGGAAGACTCTGCCTTTGCTCCTGTATTGAAAGCTTTGACCTCTGCCCAAAAGTTAAAGCCTTTCCATATGCATCTTTCTTCCATTCAGGCATGTCATAGGCTGACAATCCAACACCCCTCAGCTCCTGAGCAAGGTGCCTCTCACCTGTCTCTGGCAGAGGGTCCTCCCATGGACGGTTAAGATCCTTCGGGATGGAATCAAGCATTGTCCTCTGCTGCTGCTCTCGGACCTCCCTCCTCTCCTTAATGAGAGCTGACTGGAGTGCTGCTGCCCTGCTCAAAGAACCTTCTGGATTCTTGAAAATCTTGACAGGGGACATGTCAATTGAGAACCGGCTCTGCCCTTGCAAGAATGCAGGCTCATCCTCATTGAGCTCGATTTCGAGCTCTTCCTCAGCCCCTTCTTCCTGATACAGCATCCCATCGTCATCATCATCGAACATAGGATGCTCCCTGACATCCAAAACCCCAGAAGCAATCAGCTGCTTCGCCTCCCACTTCTCTGGTGAGCTCATCCTCTTCAATGGTCGCCGAGACGATCCATTCTCATCCTCCTCCACGATCGTGATGCCTGATAGGCCAGTCCTTGTCACTGGCCCCTTGTTCCCACTTGAAGGGTTCGCCCTCAATGACTCATCCTCCGAGTGCTTCCTCATTGGAAGCAGATCCTTTCCGGTCTTCTGGTCCACATCCCTAATGGAAAGGCTAAGTTTCTGCCCAGACACTGAGATCACCTTCACGAACACTTCTTGATCGCGCTTCACTGCATCCTTTGCATTAGTGACCCTTCTATTTGCAATCTGTGAAACATGGACCAGACCCTCCTTTCCCCTCAAATCATTCAGCTGGATGAAGCACCCCGTATCCATCACTCGCGAAACCCTACCCTTATACACCTTATAGAGCTCCGGCTCGTCCGCATTCCTCCGAttgctagggttagggtttctccCATCCCTACCATTTTCTTCCTCATCGTCATATGCCCTAGAATTATCATACCTATTTCTATCTCTATCCCTTCTGTGACCGCTATCTCTATTATGTCTGTCCCTGTCTCTGTCTTTATCTCCATCTCTATCTCTATCTCGCCTATACTCTCGATCTCGATCACGTCGCCAGTCTCGATGTCGGTCCCGATCCCGATCTTGGCCGCGATCACGATCGCGGTAATCGTTGCGGCTGCGGGCCTCAGAAGCGTCCTTGATCTCGGCGTCTCGCTCGATCTCGCGGCGGAGCTCCTTGGCGCGTTCGGGGTCGTCAGGGTGGGAGAGGGCGGGGAAGGCGGAGGACTTCTTCCTGCCTTGATTCTGGTCGGAGGAGGGCTTGGCGGGCTTGGGCTTTGGGGGTACGATGGCGTGGATGATGGTGAGGAGGGTGCGCACGAAGTAGTCGGGCATCTCGGCACCGTTCTCCTTGAGCTTGGCATCGAACTCCTCCACCGTCTCGGACCTGCagccgagctcggtgatgaactcgGCGAGGACCTTGTCGCCGCACCCGACGTGGGACTCGAGCTCCGTGCAGATTTTGGAGACGAGAGAGAGGTACTCGAGTTTCTTGAGGCCGTCGCCAGGCGCAGGCGCCGGCGCCGGCGCCATGGGAGACGGCATGAAGGTAGGCCACGAAGAAGGAATTAGGGTTAGGGTAAGGGTTTGGTTCGGTTAGAACAGGTGGAAGCTGGAAAGCGGTGATGAAAAAACGAGGGAGGATGGGTGGAACCGCCCTTGGCGTGGGAATAAAATCGATGGGTTATTCTGGATATCTCCAGAATAGGAGATTTTCTGGATATTCTGGATATAAATCTAAGGGAGTATCGATCTAAATCTAAAGGAGGGACCGGTTAGGATTATTGTGGATATCTCCAGAATAGGATGTCCGACATATCCAACCGCGTGGATCCATGGATGGGTGACGCTGTTATGCCTCCCGCCGCCATTGGGAAGGAGGTCCGTCCCAAGGCTTGTTCATATAAGACCGGAAGTTAAAAAAATCTAGGACTTTTGAGTTGGCTTAGACGCCTGTTTTAAAGGTGGCCATATGACTAGACCTAAAGTGAATCGGTTGGATGCTTGAGTCAGGGTCTGGTCGACAATTTCCAAACAAAACGGCAGTCTAATGCGCTTCTGCACAGCTAATCTTGCGACCAAAGTCTACCGTTGAGGACCTGGCGATTTCCTTGACCGGAAAAAACATGGCTCATTCTGTACCCTTGCTGGCCTTGTACGTGTTCACAAGTTGCCCTGTGGAAAGAGGGTTATCCTATTTTTGCTTGGCTACAACTTTTAGTGTAACTACCTGTTCAAGATGCTTTATCCATTTAAAGAAATCCATTTACTCTTTaccgaaaaaagaaagaaatccatTTAAAGAAAATGGTAACATAAATAAACACTTTAAGGCAAAGCTTACAACTAGACTAGACCTCTTCATGGGCTGCGTCGGGCTGGACAAATCCTTGTCCAAAGGTCAATCTGGCCCAAATTTTGTGCTTACCTtctaggtccaagcttgactCTTACTCACTCGGCCTTCGTTCTTTGAACCAGAACTCAggcttcataatttttttattttgctaaaaataataaaacattaaaaaaatactttacatatttaaaaaaactagatataaataattaaatattaccAACAACCTATAATATATCTATTATCCAATTAAGGTCAAATTTCAACAACAATTATTAATTGAGTTTACACATATATCACACTTCAAGCTTGTGTAGACCATCCAGCCTTGAATGCGTCTTCTTACAGCAACTTTTTCTTGGAATGGTAATATCCAATACAAACAGGTTATTTTA
The sequence above is a segment of the Elaeis guineensis isolate ETL-2024a chromosome 7, EG11, whole genome shotgun sequence genome. Coding sequences within it:
- the LOC140859049 gene encoding probable pre-mRNA-splicing factor ATP-dependent RNA helicase DEAH5, with protein sequence MPSPMAPAPAPAPGDGLKKLEYLSLVSKICTELESHVGCGDKVLAEFITELGCRSETVEEFDAKLKENGAEMPDYFVRTLLTIIHAIVPPKPKPAKPSSDQNQGRKKSSAFPALSHPDDPERAKELRREIERDAEIKDASEARSRNDYRDRDRGQDRDRDRHRDWRRDRDREYRRDRDRDGDKDRDRDRHNRDSGHRRDRDRNRYDNSRAYDDEEENGRDGRNPNPSNRRNADEPELYKVYKGRVSRVMDTGCFIQLNDLRGKEGLVHVSQIANRRVTNAKDAVKRDQEVFVKVISVSGQKLSLSIRDVDQKTGKDLLPMRKHSEDESLRANPSSGNKGPVTRTGLSGITIVEEDENGSSRRPLKRMSSPEKWEAKQLIASGVLDVREHPMFDDDDDGMLYQEEGAEEELEIELNEDEPAFLQGQSRFSIDMSPVKIFKNPEGSLSRAAALQSALIKERREVREQQQRTMLDSIPKDLNRPWEDPLPETGERHLAQELRGVGLSAYDMPEWKKDAYGKALTFGQRSKLSIQEQRQSLPIYKLKKELIQAVHDNQVLVIIGETGSGKTTQVTQYLAEAGYTTRGKIGCTQPRRVAAMSVAKRVAEEFGCRLGEEVGYAIRFEDCTSPETVIKYMTDGMLLMEIFIDENLSQYSVIMLDEAHERTMHTDVLFGLLKQLVKRRPDLRLIVTSATLDAEKFSGYFFNCNIFTIPGRTFPVEILYTKQPETDYLDAALITVLQIHLTEPEGDILLFLTGQEEIDHACQCLYERMKGLGKNVPELIILPVYSALPSEMQSRIFDPAPPGKRKVVVATNIAEASLTIDGIYYVVDPGFAKQNVYNPKQGIDSLVITPISQASAKQRAGRAGRTGPGKCYRLYTESAYRNEMSPTTIPEIQRINLGSATLTMKAMGINDLLSFDFMDPPSPQALISAMEQLYSLGALDEEGLLTKLGRKMAEFPLDPPLSKMLLASVDLGCSDEILTIIAMIQTGNIFYRPREKQAQADQKRAKFFQPEGDHLTLLAVYEAWKAKNFSGPWCFENFVQSPSLRRAQDVRKQLLTIMDRYKLDVVSAGKNFTKIRKAITAGFFFHAARKDPQEGYRTLVENQPVYIHPSSALFQRQPDWVMYHELVMTTKEYMREATVIDPKWLVELAPRFYKGADPTKLSKRKRQERIEPLYDRYHEPNSWRLSKRRA